CATTCTAAATTCAATTTTAAAGACGGTTTAATTATAAAACAAGTAGATGATTTTGATATCTGGAAATGGTCCAAACAAGCATTCGGAATAACTGGTTTTTTATTAGGTTGGACTGGTTATTTTCAGAAAAAAATACGAGACAAAGCTCTTTTGTCATTAAAAAAATATCAATCAACTCTCAAATAAGAAATTTTAGTCAAACTATAAAAGGATTGAAAGAGTTGATTTTATTCCGTTTCGCCAATTAGATAAACAGGAATAGTAACTTTTGAATTATTGCAGTTTAATTAAAATCTAAAAAACACTTTTGACAAATACAAAAAAACAAAAACTCCAAACCGTATTAACAGGTTTGGAGTTTTATTCAATATAATAAAAATTAAAAACAAGACTTTTGAAAACGTATAGCTCGACTATTTTTTTGATCCTAAAACTCTAATATAATTTACCAATTTCCAGCGTTGGTCCTCGGTTAATAATTCTTCGTAAGTTGCCATTGGGGATTTTCCATTTGTAATTTTCCAAAAAATAGCTCCATCAGTTTCATTTACAACTTTTAAGGCTAAAAAATTTGCAGGTTTAGTCTCTAATGTTAAACCGGCTTCCCCATTCCCCTTCCCTTCTTCCCCATGACAAAGGACACACATTTGGTTGAATATTTTCTTACCATCAGCAGTTGCTTTTTCATTGCCTAAAAAAGGATTTTTTAAACTATTAGAATGCTCTGGCGCAACCCATGAACTAGTTTGAGCTCTGCTTGAATTACTTACAAGGACTAGCAATGTAACTATAACTAAAAACAAACATTTATTTTTCATAGCTTTAAAGATTTAGGTTTGTCTGTCAAAGTTATTTTATTAGCTGATTATAAATAATGATAATTATCAGCATTTGGCTAAAAAAATTATATTATTTTTAAGACATTGTCAGTTTTTGCTAAAAATATGTTTTTCAGAACAGCATTGGATAATACATTCTGTTCCAAATCAATAGTAATTGGGGCAGCCAAGACATTTCACTTTCAAATCAAATTGATAAGTCACCGAAAGCTCATATATTCCACCAGTTCTTCCAATTTTAGATGTATTGAAGTCATAAGAATATCCGAATTTAAAATGTTCATATTGCAATCCTCCGAAAGCATTTATAGAGGTCAAAAAGTGACTATTAACACTCTTTTTTCCGGGATTAGTAGCAGCAGTCAACCCAAAAAATAATTTCTTAAAAACAAGTCCTGCTCCTAAATCAAATCGACTGTATTCTCCTTGGTGCATATAGTTAGAAGTTAACAACATTCTAGTTTCATATGGCAAATAAGTGATGTCAATATAATCCGTTAAAAGAAATTCATAACCTGCATTAGCCGAAAAAAACATTTCCAAAGGAACATTCCCATTCGCAGCAAAAGATATATTTGGTTTGTTTATATGCTTCATAGCCGCACCAAACCAAGCATTTTCATTATTAAAAAGCATCCCAATAGAAAAATCAAAGAAATTTACTTTGTCATTTAATAAAAGGGGATCAACACTGGAGGTATTTATTGTACCTTGTCCTATATTGATTTGGTCCTCTAAAATAATATTTTGAAAACCAAATGATTTGTTACCAAAACCAATTTCAATAGCGGGTCTGAAAAACCAATCCTCATTCAATTGAACCCGATATGCGTAATTTAAATTAGCCTGAGAAAAATTATAGTCAGTAAATTTCTCTCTATGGTTTAAAACACTAACTCCTATTCCACTATTGGCATTTTCTAGCCAAGTATTTATAAATCCAAAATCACTATCAACTCTAAAATCTAAATCTGGCCATTGTGTCCTATGTAATATCCCAGCATTAGTAGTTTCTAGAAAACCGGTAAATCCGGGATTCAAAGTTTCTGGAACCATAAAATATTGAGTAAAAATAGGATCTTGTGCCTTTACCGAAAAAGGAAGATTAAACAAAATTATAAATACTATTACTTTTATTTTCATTTTGATTTTCCTTATTTTATTAATGTAAAAGGGCCATTTTCATTAATAATTCCTCCATAAAAAGTGGACGCTTTTACCTTATAATAATAGTTTCCGTTTTCAGATTCCTTTCCCTTAATTTTGCCATCCCAACCACGAAGAGTTTCTCCTATTTCTGTATATATCAATTCACCCCAAGTATCGTATACATCTAATTGTATTGATGTTATACCAATAAAAACAGGTTTAAAAGTTTCATTAATACCATCGTCATTAGGTGTAAAACCATTTGGAGTGATTAGCTTATATCCTTTATCAATTTTTAAGGTTATTGTATATTTATACTCACATCCAAAAGCATAGGCAACTGTTTGAGTAACCACATAATTACCTTCTTTTACAAACGTATGAATTGGATTTTCTTCATTAGAAACACTTCCATCTCCAAAATCCCAAACAATCGTTTCGTAATCACCTGTAGCGGTATTAGCAAACTGAATAGGATCTTGTATTGAATAACTTCCATAAGTGGTATTTGCATAAGAACTTGATGTGAAAGAAGTACCTCCTATTTTTGGTACATCAATATTAAGTGTCTTGTTTGCAGAACATCCCAAAGCATCAGTAACCATAAGAATGACTACCCCATTTTGATCAGTTTCCATTACCGTTTTATCAATCCCACTAACTGTTCCGCTCGACCAATCATAAATAAAAGGCGGAACACCTCCGGATGCTAATGCTATATTTTTTAGAGAAACTGTTTTTACATTACAATCAAAAATTAGTTGCGTACTTACATCAATTGAAATAGGATCAGGTCTTGTAATAACATATTGTTTTGTTTGAACACATCCCCTTGAGTCAGTTACTGTAACCATATAATTCCCTCCAGGTACATTATTTAAATCTTCTGTAACCGAACCATTATTCCAAACGTATGAATAAGGAGCGGTACCTCCAGAAACTAGTAAATTAATAGCTCCTGAATTAGCATTTGAACAATCAAGAGCATTGGTAATATTAGCCCCTACGACTAACGGCTGTGGCTCTTGAATAATAAATGTCTTAGTTATAACACAAGGTTTTCCATCAGTAATTGTAGCTATATAAGTACCTGGTCCTAAATTATTCCTAGTCAAACCAGAAGTACTTCCATCGTTCCATACTAATTTTACAGGACTAAGGCCTCCAACTAAATTAAGGTTAATACTCGCGTCTTTGGCTCCAAAACAGGATATTTGTTTCACTATTGGGTTAACTGAAAACACGGGTGGATTCGGGATATTAACTGTAATTTTTTTCTCGCAACCACTAGCATCTGTAACCGTAATTACATAATCTCCAGCTGATAAATTATCTTGAAAGGTTCCTGTTGCCATGGTGTCCCAAACTGTTTGATAGGGACTAATTCCTCCAGAAATTGTCAAATCAATTGAAGCATCATTTCCTCCATAACAGATAATTGGGCTTGTTGCTGCTACAATACTGATTTCTAACGGTTGTGTAATTGTTACTGGTAATAGATTTACAGAGCAACCTGAATTATCGGTAACTTTTAGACTATACGTTCCTGCTAAAATAGCTATCAAATTGGGAATAGAACTTGTAAAACCATTTGGTCCAGTCCAAGCATATGTATAGGGAGCATTTCCTCCAACAACATTAGTAGTTATTGCACCTGAAGCATCTCCAAAACACAATATATTGGTCTGGCTTACTAAATTTAACGCTAAAATTGGCGGTTCTACAATAGTAAATATAGCGGTTTTTGGCACACAATTATTAGCATCCGAAACTGTAACTTCATATACTCCTGGTCCTAGATTAGATAAATCTTCGGTGGTTTCGTAAGCAGTTCCATTTTTCGTCCAAGCGAAAGTGTAATTTGGAGTTCCGCCTGTTATTGTAATTGCAATAGAACCATTGGCATTGCCAAAACAGCTAATATCCTTTTTTAAATCAGTGGTAATTAAGATATCATTTGGTTCAGTAATAGTTATTATTTGAATTTTTGAACAATTATTAGCATCCGTTACTGTAACAGCATATTTTCCTGCGCTCAAACCTGTGGCGGTAGCTGTTGTATTTATAGGGATTGTATTCCAGGAATAACTTAGCGTCCCATTTCCTCCACTGGCTAATATTGTTGCTGCACCAGTATTATCTCCAAAACAAGTTACATTTGTTTGCGAGCTTATTGAAGTTATAATACCATTTGGTTCCGTTATTGTAACTTGTTTGGTTATAGAACAGTTATTTTCGTCTGAAATGGTAACAGTATATATTCCCGCTTTCAGGTTTGTTGCAGTACTAGAATTTTGTATTGGAATAGTATCCCAAGAATACGAATAAGATCCTACACCGCCAGTGGTAAAAACTGTAGCCGAACCTGTGTTATCTCCGGCACATAAAACATTGGTTTGATTAATTGTTGCGGTTACTCCTACTGGCTCTGTAATAGTAATTGAACTTGAAGTACTACAACCATTAAAATCAGTAACCGAA
Above is a window of Flavobacterium sp. 123 DNA encoding:
- a CDS encoding PorP/SprF family type IX secretion system membrane protein — its product is MKIKVIVFIILFNLPFSVKAQDPIFTQYFMVPETLNPGFTGFLETTNAGILHRTQWPDLDFRVDSDFGFINTWLENANSGIGVSVLNHREKFTDYNFSQANLNYAYRVQLNEDWFFRPAIEIGFGNKSFGFQNIILEDQINIGQGTINTSSVDPLLLNDKVNFFDFSIGMLFNNENAWFGAAMKHINKPNISFAANGNVPLEMFFSANAGYEFLLTDYIDITYLPYETRMLLTSNYMHQGEYSRFDLGAGLVFKKLFFGLTAATNPGKKSVNSHFLTSINAFGGLQYEHFKFGYSYDFNTSKIGRTGGIYELSVTYQFDLKVKCLGCPNYY
- a CDS encoding cytochrome c — translated: MKNKCLFLVIVTLLVLVSNSSRAQTSSWVAPEHSNSLKNPFLGNEKATADGKKIFNQMCVLCHGEEGKGNGEAGLTLETKPANFLALKVVNETDGAIFWKITNGKSPMATYEELLTEDQRWKLVNYIRVLGSKK